A genomic window from Leptolyngbya sp. BL0902 includes:
- a CDS encoding urease accessory protein UreF, with protein sequence MLAPSSTPPPALAMETSPALLRLLQLASPALPVGAYSYSEGLETLINQGMTCPDALGQWLEQELALGLVRVEATYLYRLYSAVRAEDWPQVAADNRWLSALRDSEESRNQSWATGRALARLTQDLHPELSPALATIGQPCNFVVSFAVLASHWEIPASAAVLGYLQSWATNLVTAAVKLVPLGQTQGQRMLIELNVPIQTTALQCAAIDPDDLALGGWGASLASMQHETLYSRLFRS encoded by the coding sequence ATGCTTGCCCCGTCTTCTACACCGCCTCCTGCCCTAGCCATGGAAACCAGCCCTGCCCTGCTGCGGTTGCTGCAACTGGCCAGCCCAGCCCTGCCCGTAGGGGCCTACAGCTACTCTGAAGGGCTGGAAACCCTGATTAACCAGGGCATGACCTGCCCCGATGCCCTGGGGCAGTGGCTAGAGCAGGAGTTGGCCCTGGGGCTGGTGCGGGTGGAGGCCACCTATCTTTACCGCCTCTACAGCGCTGTTCGGGCAGAAGACTGGCCCCAGGTCGCCGCTGATAACCGCTGGCTGTCGGCCCTGCGAGACAGCGAGGAAAGCCGGAACCAGAGCTGGGCCACCGGACGCGCCCTGGCTCGTCTGACGCAGGATTTGCACCCCGAACTGAGCCCTGCCCTGGCAACCATTGGCCAGCCCTGTAATTTTGTGGTTAGCTTTGCGGTATTGGCATCGCACTGGGAGATTCCGGCCTCGGCGGCGGTGTTGGGCTATCTCCAGAGTTGGGCAACCAACTTGGTTACGGCGGCGGTGAAGCTGGTGCCCCTGGGCCAAACCCAAGGCCAGCGAATGCTGATCGAGCTTAATGTGCCCATTCAGACCACGGCCCTCCAATGCGCGGCTATCGATCCCGACGACCTCGCCCTGGGGGGGTGGGGGGCATCCCTGGCCAGTATGCAGCACGAAACCCTCTATAGCCGCCTGTTTCGCAGTTGA
- the ureE gene encoding urease accessory protein UreE — translation MQTQPVLTVTQILSADPAAVVVAELALTAEERTRSRHRFVATDGTPVQLQLPRGSVVRGNSLLSTAEGQRVRVVAKAEPVLQVTAASAWSLMRAAYHLGNRHVPLEITPHSLRLEPDSVLEAMLNQLGDLTVQTLTLPFEPEAGAYQSSHAHSPPTHHPHTHSSHNHGSHHHDN, via the coding sequence GTGCAGACGCAACCTGTGTTGACCGTAACCCAAATTTTGTCGGCGGATCCAGCGGCGGTGGTGGTGGCGGAACTGGCCCTCACCGCTGAGGAACGCACCCGATCTCGCCATCGCTTTGTGGCCACCGATGGCACCCCAGTGCAGCTTCAGTTACCCAGGGGCAGCGTGGTGCGGGGCAACAGCCTCCTGTCCACTGCCGAGGGCCAACGGGTGCGGGTGGTGGCCAAGGCTGAGCCTGTGCTGCAAGTAACGGCGGCCTCCGCCTGGTCGCTGATGCGGGCGGCTTATCACCTGGGCAATCGCCATGTGCCCCTAGAAATTACCCCCCATAGCCTGCGGCTAGAGCCAGATTCGGTGCTGGAAGCGATGCTGAACCAACTGGGGGATCTGACGGTACAAACCCTGACGCTGCCCTTCGAGCCGGAGGCTGGAGCCTACCAGAGCTCCCACGCCCACAGCCCACCCACCCACCACCCGCATACCCATAGCTCCCACAACCACGGCTCCCACCACCACGACAATTAG
- a CDS encoding photosystem II S4 domain protein, producing the protein MFWYNPLPMLPKDDLLKSVENRDCLARLLDQAEQAIKTWDIVVTDFLSPPERVEAESLFQRLTDVHLLGWGGYPQAERQRLAIARSDLPLDASHIPLALVSLAGNFMFDPATHRDFLGSLLGTGLVRDKVGDIIVLGERGAQAIVVPELVDFLTLHLTQVRSVPVKTQMIAWDDLKVRPPQTKDLTTVEASLRLDAVASAGFGMSRSKMADLISGGDVRVNWKTITQPSHTLASGDLVAIRGKGRLSIGDVAVTKKERYRVNLTRYI; encoded by the coding sequence GTGTTTTGGTATAACCCTCTGCCCATGCTGCCCAAGGATGACCTGCTGAAGTCCGTTGAAAACCGCGATTGTCTAGCCCGTCTGCTCGATCAGGCGGAACAGGCGATCAAAACCTGGGACATTGTGGTGACAGATTTTCTCTCGCCACCAGAGCGGGTGGAGGCCGAATCGCTATTTCAGCGGCTCACCGATGTGCATCTTTTAGGCTGGGGCGGCTATCCCCAGGCCGAACGCCAACGCCTCGCCATCGCCCGCAGCGACTTGCCCCTAGACGCCAGCCACATTCCCCTCGCCCTCGTGAGCTTGGCCGGAAACTTTATGTTTGACCCCGCCACCCATCGAGACTTTTTGGGATCGCTGCTGGGCACCGGGCTGGTGCGCGATAAGGTGGGCGACATTATCGTGCTGGGGGAGCGGGGAGCCCAAGCTATTGTGGTGCCAGAACTGGTAGACTTCCTCACCCTGCACCTCACCCAGGTGCGGTCTGTTCCGGTCAAAACCCAGATGATCGCCTGGGATGATCTGAAGGTGCGCCCCCCCCAAACCAAGGATCTGACCACCGTCGAAGCCTCCCTGCGGCTAGATGCGGTGGCCTCAGCAGGGTTTGGTATGTCGCGCAGCAAAATGGCTGACCTTATCTCTGGCGGAGATGTGCGGGTCAACTGGAAAACCATCACCCAGCCCAGCCACACCCTTGCCTCCGGTGACTTGGTTGCCATTCGCGGCAAGGGGCGGCTCTCCATTGGCGATGTGGCCGTCACCAAAAAAGAACGCTACCGCGTTAACCTCACCCGTTACATCTAG
- a CDS encoding FKBP-type peptidyl-prolyl cis-trans isomerase: MREILISLGILAACCVVLLVAQISPGAKDAVAANLTSAPVVETSPVATEAPVQIAQAAADLTLDDSETPATMTDETPITTESGLQYVDIVEGTGAMPQAGQRVTVHYTGTLEDGTKFDSSRDRGRPFTFQIGVGQVIKGWDEGVGTMRVGGQRKLVIPSELGYGSRGAGGVIPPNATLIFDVELLRIG, from the coding sequence GTGCGAGAGATTTTGATTAGCCTAGGAATTTTAGCGGCCTGCTGTGTCGTGTTGCTGGTGGCGCAGATTTCCCCTGGGGCCAAAGATGCCGTTGCGGCCAACCTAACGTCGGCCCCGGTGGTAGAAACCTCCCCCGTCGCAACCGAAGCCCCGGTTCAAATTGCTCAGGCGGCGGCAGACCTAACCCTTGATGATTCAGAAACCCCTGCAACCATGACCGACGAAACCCCAATTACCACCGAATCCGGCCTCCAGTACGTTGACATTGTGGAAGGCACCGGAGCTATGCCCCAGGCGGGCCAGCGCGTTACCGTTCACTACACGGGCACCCTAGAAGACGGCACCAAGTTTGATAGTTCCCGCGACCGGGGCCGTCCCTTCACCTTCCAAATCGGCGTGGGCCAAGTGATCAAAGGCTGGGACGAAGGGGTAGGCACCATGCGGGTAGGCGGTCAGCGCAAGCTGGTGATTCCCTCCGAACTGGGCTATGGCTCCCGTGGGGCAGGCGGCGTTATTCCTCCCAACGCCACGCTAATTTTTGATGTAGAACTGCTGCGCATTGGCTAG
- a CDS encoding response regulator transcription factor: protein MAKEAVGAVHRPQEAERILVIDDEVLIRETVALALTDEGYQVVMAESGQQAMELIFPSPSQTALQVDLAIIDLMLPGVNGLDICRMMRHHHLDTPILILSARSSELDRVVGLEVGADDYLPKPFGMRELVARCRALLRRSQWATPAVGNTVLTCQDIVLYQEQCRVVVAGQEVALSPKEFRLLELLMRMPNRVWSREELIQAVWGEDFMGDRKTVDVHIRWLREKIEPDPSRPRYVITLRGFGYRFG from the coding sequence GTGGCAAAGGAAGCCGTAGGAGCGGTGCATCGCCCTCAGGAGGCGGAACGGATTTTGGTGATTGATGATGAAGTCTTGATCCGCGAAACCGTTGCCCTAGCGCTGACCGATGAAGGCTATCAGGTGGTGATGGCAGAATCGGGGCAGCAGGCTATGGAGTTGATTTTCCCGTCCCCTAGCCAGACGGCCCTACAGGTAGACTTAGCCATTATTGACCTGATGCTGCCCGGTGTGAATGGGCTAGACATCTGCCGGATGATGCGACACCACCACCTAGACACCCCAATTTTGATTCTCAGCGCCCGCAGTTCGGAGCTAGATCGGGTGGTGGGTTTAGAGGTGGGCGCAGACGATTATCTGCCCAAACCCTTCGGTATGCGGGAGTTGGTGGCTCGCTGTCGGGCGCTGCTGCGGCGTTCCCAGTGGGCAACACCAGCGGTAGGCAACACCGTATTAACCTGCCAAGACATTGTTCTCTACCAAGAGCAGTGTCGGGTAGTGGTGGCGGGGCAGGAGGTAGCCCTCTCGCCGAAGGAGTTTCGGTTGCTGGAACTGCTGATGCGAATGCCCAATCGGGTGTGGTCGCGGGAAGAGCTCATCCAGGCCGTATGGGGCGAAGATTTTATGGGAGATCGCAAAACCGTCGATGTCCACATTCGCTGGCTACGCGAAAAAATTGAACCCGATCCCAGTCGCCCTCGCTATGTCATCACCCTACGCGGCTTTGGCTATCGGTTTGGTTAG
- a CDS encoding YciI family protein, whose protein sequence is MPWFVKIEKGIVDKSTFDQQVPAHGAYVKDLIAQGHQAKTGYWAEYGGGMLLFWAASRAEAEGIVAADPLIVHGCVTYELHEWRIVVE, encoded by the coding sequence ATGCCCTGGTTTGTCAAAATCGAGAAAGGTATTGTCGATAAGTCCACCTTCGACCAACAGGTTCCAGCCCATGGGGCCTACGTCAAAGATCTCATTGCCCAAGGCCACCAAGCCAAAACAGGCTACTGGGCCGAATACGGCGGCGGGATGCTGCTGTTTTGGGCGGCATCTAGGGCAGAGGCGGAGGGGATTGTGGCCGCCGATCCGTTGATTGTGCATGGCTGCGTTACCTACGAGCTGCATGAGTGGCGCATTGTGGTGGAATAA
- a CDS encoding peptide ABC transporter substrate-binding protein: protein MGQAVMVKAGWRVVMTLATGMALLGAVACSPLGLGESATPPAEADVAPVSRDPNTLRLLYGRSVVTLNPHLATGYQDFEAARLSYEPLASHNQAGELIPFLAAEIPTEDNGGLSEDGTSVIWTLRRDVTWADGEPFTAEDVVFTFDFIRNPEVSAATAQFYDKVESVEALDDHRVKITFSSPTPAWDVPFTGQTGMILPQHHYADYNGLNAREAPANRQPVGTGPYQAIGFEPGTVIYEANPNHWDGRPAFRRVELQGGMAPYAAAREVLQRGSADFANNLQVEADALAALKPNALGEVSYLFGSQVERIMVNFANPFVRTEAGEQASPQVPHPYFSDWRVRQAINLAIDRDTIAKELYGPAGKPTAQLLVAPEEYRIPDLAYEYNLVKAKLLLEQAGWVDSDGDGVRDRNGVPLEVLFQASVNPVRQRTQTIVADSLKELGVGVQISRVRVDEFFSANPEHTNSLNHFYADMQIYSIGNESPDPTTYLSWWSCDKIASMANQWQEPNNARYCNPEYDRLLAEARAELDPDQRAALFRQMNEVLTTDVAVIPVVHRALVNAVSNRLAPVEFTPWDASTWNIKDWALAPAEPSATSSAN from the coding sequence ATGGGGCAGGCGGTGATGGTGAAGGCAGGTTGGCGGGTGGTGATGACCCTAGCGACGGGGATGGCCTTGCTAGGAGCGGTGGCTTGTAGCCCCCTGGGCCTAGGGGAGAGCGCTACCCCCCCAGCGGAGGCTGACGTTGCCCCAGTATCGCGTGATCCCAACACCCTGCGGCTGCTCTACGGACGTTCCGTCGTCACCCTCAACCCCCACCTAGCCACGGGCTACCAAGATTTTGAGGCGGCTCGCCTGAGCTACGAACCCCTCGCTAGCCACAACCAAGCGGGCGAATTGATTCCCTTTTTGGCGGCGGAGATTCCCACCGAGGACAACGGAGGGCTATCTGAGGACGGCACTAGCGTGATCTGGACTCTGCGCCGGGATGTTACCTGGGCCGATGGCGAACCCTTCACCGCCGAGGATGTAGTGTTTACCTTTGATTTCATCCGCAACCCGGAGGTGTCTGCTGCCACCGCCCAGTTTTACGACAAGGTGGAATCGGTAGAGGCACTGGATGATCATCGAGTCAAAATCACCTTCTCCAGCCCCACCCCCGCCTGGGATGTTCCCTTCACCGGGCAGACGGGGATGATTTTGCCCCAGCATCACTACGCCGACTACAACGGCCTCAATGCCCGCGAAGCTCCGGCCAACCGCCAGCCCGTCGGCACTGGCCCCTACCAAGCCATCGGCTTTGAACCGGGCACCGTCATCTATGAAGCCAACCCCAACCATTGGGATGGCCGTCCGGCCTTTCGGCGGGTAGAACTTCAGGGCGGTATGGCTCCCTACGCAGCAGCGCGAGAGGTGCTGCAACGGGGCAGCGCCGACTTTGCCAACAACCTTCAGGTGGAAGCTGACGCCCTCGCCGCCCTCAAGCCCAACGCCCTAGGCGAGGTCTCCTATCTGTTCGGCTCCCAGGTCGAGCGAATTATGGTGAACTTTGCCAATCCCTTTGTTCGCACCGAGGCGGGGGAGCAGGCCAGTCCCCAAGTGCCCCACCCCTACTTCAGCGACTGGCGGGTACGGCAAGCCATCAACCTGGCTATCGACCGAGACACCATCGCGAAGGAACTCTATGGCCCCGCCGGAAAGCCCACCGCCCAGCTTTTGGTGGCCCCAGAGGAGTACCGAATTCCTGACCTAGCCTACGAATACAACCTGGTGAAGGCCAAGCTGCTGCTAGAGCAGGCGGGCTGGGTCGATTCTGACGGCGATGGCGTTCGTGACCGCAACGGCGTTCCCCTGGAGGTGTTGTTTCAGGCATCGGTGAACCCCGTGCGCCAGCGTACCCAAACCATCGTGGCCGACAGCCTGAAGGAACTGGGCGTGGGGGTGCAAATTTCCCGCGTGCGGGTGGATGAGTTCTTCTCGGCCAACCCTGAGCATACCAACAGCCTCAACCACTTCTATGCCGATATGCAGATTTACTCCATCGGCAACGAGAGCCCCGATCCCACCACCTACCTGAGCTGGTGGAGCTGCGACAAAATTGCTTCTATGGCCAACCAGTGGCAAGAACCCAACAACGCCCGCTACTGCAATCCTGAATACGACCGCCTGCTAGCCGAGGCCAGGGCCGAACTCGATCCCGACCAACGGGCCGCCCTGTTTCGGCAGATGAATGAAGTCCTCACCACCGACGTGGCCGTGATTCCTGTTGTGCATCGGGCCTTGGTGAACGCGGTGTCTAACCGCCTTGCCCCCGTGGAGTTTACCCCCTGGGACGCCAGCACCTGGAACATCAAAGACTGGGCCCTAGCCCCCGCTGAGCCCTCGGCGACCTCATCCGCCAACTAG
- a CDS encoding serine/threonine-protein kinase encodes MEITPTAPEQFPSEMAGNREMFYRMGTVVERSAKGSVMEPAGQRNQRLGGRYRLLRQINGGGFGPTYLAEDTHRFQELCVLREFNPQVQGKAALDQAQLLFEREASLLYQLDHPQIPRFRELLREENRLFLVQDYVEGPTYRQVLARRQAQGGQLSAAEVTQLLAQVLPVLQYLHGLGMVHRDISPDNLVQRNADGRPVLIDFGSVKQLLVNVRHQMGVPQPYLSPSGTLTRLGHAGYIPETQEKTGIVSPTDDLYALGMTALVLLTGKEPSELYDERKQAWIWPEHIDIPDRLRQTLEQMVAKDLAQRPTSATQVMAMLNVANPYDLSAADGATLPIRMQPLVPPPPDLPPPSTVVAPPPRRFLRPLSPPPTPVYPPPGGVQGTADAHPPNLNNSGPVYPSPVYPDPTYRVPPQRAPILSQKSGQAGGWLALAGIALVLGMAAGLGWWLDPFGWREPEVADTGGNGGTSSNLSEAEQARKQAIRDRATALGVNWAYLVSLTDQFFFEQNPTLQGTQLTDQPQDAPLREEWDALATAHLDRIETHLSPEARGKLGRYNPADQDRWQRQVNERYVSRKALEDLTNARFQSIFPGRAQAGFVETPVDQFRLALAQDRVTAITSGEALTEIRFEPGRFDHQASGNLAPGDGQIYILNLRQGQLMRVNLQAPPDDARLSIYVPIPTPELPYILASAAQTTWAGELPQSGYYEIVVTSQTGEPTNFNLTVGVDNVTDAAPDPPPAKTQ; translated from the coding sequence ATGGAAATTACCCCAACAGCACCGGAGCAATTCCCTTCGGAAATGGCTGGGAATCGGGAGATGTTCTATAGGATGGGGACAGTGGTAGAGCGTTCAGCCAAGGGGAGCGTGATGGAGCCAGCGGGACAGAGAAATCAACGGCTGGGGGGGCGCTATCGCCTTTTGCGGCAAATTAACGGCGGCGGCTTTGGCCCTACGTACCTGGCGGAGGATACCCACCGCTTTCAAGAACTGTGCGTGCTGCGGGAGTTTAACCCCCAGGTGCAGGGGAAAGCAGCGCTGGATCAGGCCCAACTGCTGTTTGAGCGCGAAGCTAGCCTGCTCTATCAGTTGGATCATCCCCAAATTCCCCGGTTTCGGGAACTGCTGCGGGAGGAGAATCGGCTGTTTTTGGTGCAGGACTATGTGGAAGGCCCCACCTATCGCCAGGTGTTGGCCCGTCGGCAGGCCCAGGGGGGGCAGCTTTCCGCCGCCGAAGTGACACAGCTTTTGGCCCAGGTGTTGCCCGTCTTGCAATATCTGCACGGGTTGGGCATGGTTCACCGCGACATTTCCCCGGACAACCTGGTGCAGCGCAACGCCGATGGTCGCCCGGTACTGATCGACTTTGGCAGCGTTAAGCAACTGCTGGTGAATGTGCGGCACCAGATGGGGGTGCCCCAGCCCTACCTGTCTCCCAGCGGCACCCTAACCCGCCTAGGCCATGCCGGGTACATTCCTGAAACCCAGGAAAAGACCGGAATCGTCAGCCCGACGGACGACCTCTATGCCCTAGGCATGACGGCCCTGGTGCTGCTGACGGGCAAAGAGCCCAGCGAACTCTATGATGAGCGCAAGCAAGCCTGGATCTGGCCCGAACACATCGACATTCCAGATCGGCTGCGGCAAACCCTAGAGCAGATGGTGGCCAAGGATTTGGCCCAGCGGCCCACCTCGGCGACCCAGGTGATGGCGATGCTCAATGTGGCCAACCCCTACGACCTCTCTGCCGCCGATGGGGCCACCCTGCCGATTCGGATGCAGCCCCTAGTGCCACCACCACCCGATTTGCCCCCGCCCTCGACCGTGGTTGCGCCGCCCCCCCGTCGTTTTCTCCGGCCCCTCAGTCCGCCGCCCACTCCGGTCTATCCCCCTCCCGGCGGCGTTCAGGGAACTGCGGACGCCCATCCTCCTAACCTCAACAACTCTGGCCCCGTCTATCCCAGCCCGGTCTATCCCGACCCGACCTACCGTGTGCCACCCCAACGCGCGCCCATTCTGTCGCAAAAGTCTGGCCAAGCTGGAGGTTGGCTGGCGTTGGCTGGAATCGCCCTCGTGCTGGGCATGGCGGCAGGGCTAGGCTGGTGGCTCGATCCCTTCGGTTGGCGAGAACCAGAGGTAGCGGATACGGGCGGCAACGGCGGCACAAGCTCCAACCTCAGTGAGGCGGAGCAGGCCCGCAAACAGGCGATTCGCGACCGGGCTACGGCCCTAGGGGTGAACTGGGCTTACCTCGTCAGCCTCACCGATCAATTTTTCTTTGAGCAAAACCCCACCTTGCAGGGCACCCAGCTCACCGACCAACCCCAAGACGCCCCCCTGCGGGAGGAATGGGACGCCCTTGCCACCGCCCACCTCGACCGCATCGAAACCCACCTCAGCCCAGAGGCCAGGGGCAAACTGGGGCGCTATAACCCCGCCGACCAAGACCGCTGGCAGCGCCAGGTCAACGAGCGCTACGTCAGCCGCAAAGCCCTGGAGGACTTAACCAACGCCCGGTTCCAGTCGATTTTTCCAGGACGCGCCCAGGCGGGTTTTGTGGAAACCCCGGTGGATCAATTTCGGCTGGCCTTGGCCCAAGATCGCGTCACTGCCATTACCAGCGGCGAGGCATTGACGGAAATCCGCTTTGAACCAGGCCGCTTTGACCACCAGGCGTCGGGCAACCTCGCCCCCGGTGATGGCCAGATCTACATCCTCAACCTGCGCCAGGGCCAACTGATGCGGGTCAATCTCCAAGCTCCACCCGACGACGCCCGTCTCTCAATCTACGTCCCCATCCCCACGCCGGAACTACCCTATATCCTGGCTAGCGCCGCCCAAACCACCTGGGCCGGAGAACTGCCCCAGTCGGGCTATTACGAAATTGTGGTGACGTCCCAAACTGGGGAACCCACTAACTTCAACCTCACGGTGGGGGTAGATAATGTGACCGACGCCGCCCCCGACCCACCCCCCGCCAAGACCCAGTGA
- the smpB gene encoding SsrA-binding protein SmpB, giving the protein MADESKGFKIVSDNRQARHEYEILETYEAGIELLGSEVKSIRQGKVNLRDGFAQLKDGELWLQNIHISPHTMTNKAYNHEAKRPRRLLMHRDEIRKLIGKVEQKGLTLVPLKMYLKGGWIKVSIALARGKKLHDKRESLKRKQEKRETDRALSSRG; this is encoded by the coding sequence ATGGCCGATGAGAGTAAAGGGTTTAAGATTGTTAGCGACAACCGCCAAGCCCGCCACGAGTATGAAATTCTCGAAACCTACGAAGCGGGGATTGAACTGCTGGGTTCTGAGGTGAAGTCTATTCGCCAGGGCAAGGTGAACCTGCGGGACGGCTTTGCCCAGCTTAAGGATGGGGAACTGTGGCTTCAGAACATCCACATTTCGCCCCACACCATGACCAACAAAGCCTACAACCACGAGGCCAAACGCCCCCGACGGCTGTTGATGCACCGCGACGAAATCCGCAAGCTGATCGGTAAAGTGGAACAAAAGGGCCTGACCCTGGTGCCGCTGAAAATGTACCTAAAGGGCGGCTGGATTAAGGTCAGCATTGCCCTGGCACGAGGCAAAAAGCTCCACGACAAACGGGAATCCCTCAAGCGCAAGCAGGAGAAACGGGAGACGGATCGCGCCCTCAGTAGTCGGGGGTAG